Sequence from the Schistocerca americana isolate TAMUIC-IGC-003095 chromosome 11, iqSchAmer2.1, whole genome shotgun sequence genome:
AATTTTAGCGACTAATTTAAGATATGTAATTtttgtggaaattaattttgcACACCAAACGACATTGCAGGAGCTGTACTGAATGATTTCTGGATATCAAGGAACATGGCAGGAATGTGGGTGCTGTTGTCTGTGACGCTGTGGATCTTGTGATTGAACTGAGCTAGTTGTGTTATGCAACATCTCGGTTTGTGGAATTGCTAATGATTTGTATAGAGTTCCTCATTTCCCTAAGGTGTCATATGTGTGAGCATGAAAAATGTTGCATAGTTCTACGACAAGTCGAATCGACAATTTTTGCCTACCAAATtgataattccttgatgcctcaggacgagTCCTATCTATAATCTCACCGAACCTTTTGCAGATGACAGCTTATAAAGTATCCTACttcattaaaacatttaaaaagttggAAACTTACATGAAAAATTAATTCTGTGGGTGATTTACTTGACCAAATGACCCAGAACACTTTGCACCGTGCCAGCAACGAACCAGAAATTGATGGATTAATAATGAAATGCTTCTTGTGATCATAGTTTATACTTGGATCAAGCATTAACAGGCTGTGGGTTCTTcttctgtgatgttgttgttgttgttgttgttgtggtcttcagtcctgagactggtttgatgcatctctccatgctactctatcctgtgcaagtttcttcatctcccagtacctactgcagcctacatccttctgaatctgcttagtgtattcatctcttggtctccctctacgatttttaccctccatgctgccctccaatgctaaatttgtgatccctcgatgcctcagaacatgtcctagcaaccgatcccttcttcttgtcaagttgtgccacaaacttctcttctccccaattctattcaatacttcctcattagttatgtgatctacccatctaatcttcagcattcttctgtaggaccacatttcgaaagcttctaatctcttcttgtccaaactatttatcgtccacgtttcacttccatacatggctacactccatacaaatactttcagaaacgacattctgactcttaaatcaatactcgatgttaacaaatttaccatcttcagaaacgctttccttgccgttgccagtctatgttttgtatcctctctacttcgaccatcatcagttattttgctccccaaatagcaaaactcatctattactataagtgtctcatttcctaatctaattccctcagcatcacccgatttaattcgactacattccattatcctcgttttgcttttgttgatgttcatcttatatcctcctttcaagacactgtacattccgttcaactgctcttccaagtcctttgctgtctctgacagaattacaatgtcatcgatgaacctcaaagtttttatttcttctccatggattttaattcctactccgaacttttcttttgtttcctttactgcttgctcaatatacagattgaatagcatcggggagaggctacaaccctgtctcactcccttcccaaccactgcttcccttttgtgtccctcgactcttataactgccatctggtttctgtacaaattgtaaatagcctttcgctccctgtattttacccctgccaccttcagaatttgaaagagagtattccagtcaacattgtcaaaagctttctctaaatctacaaattctagaaacgtaggtttgcctttccttagtctttcttctaagataagtcgtagggtcagtatcgcctcacgtggtccaacatttctgcggaatccaaactgatcttccccgaggtcggcttctaccagtttttccattcgtctgtaaagaattcgcattagtattttgcaactgtgacttatgaaactgatagttcggtaattttcgcatctgtcaacacctgctttctttgggattggaattattacattcttcttgaagtctgagggtatttcgcctgtatcatatattttgctcaccagatggtagagttttgtcaggactggctctcccaaggctgtcagtagttctaatggaatgttgtctactcccggggccttgtttcgacgtaggtctttcagtgctctgtcaaactcttcacgcagtatcatatctcccatttcgtgttcatttacatcctcttccatttccataatattgtcttcaagaacatcgcccctgaatagaccctctctatactccttccacctttccgctttcccttctttgcttagaactgggtttccatctgagctcttgatattcatacaagtggttgtcttttttccaaaggtctatttaattttcctgtaggcagtatctatcttacccctcatgagataagcctctacatccttacatttgtcctctagccatccctgccattttgcacttcctgtcgatctcatttttgagacgtttgtattcctttttgcctgcttcacttactgcatttttgtattttctcctttcatgaattctGTGATATGCTGACACATTTTTATTGggattttaatttacattttggagCTTCAAGACTAAGTTATACATATGCCGTAGCTGTAAGTGGAGTGCCCAGCAACACAGAGGCCACAACTTGTACATCAACTGAAACAGCGCGCCCAGTGGCCTCCACCAtatacctatttttaaaaaagttaacaGTTAGCTTACTGTTGCGTATTACTGTTTGGATTACATAGAATTGtttttataacaatgaaaataatcaattattgatcatataatgtaaatggatagataaaaaatctactcatcaagcggtGGCGGGGGAACacaacacacaaaaggatttaacttgtacaagcttttggagccagtggctccttcttctggcagaagagttgaaggggaagaagaGGTAGACTTACTGGGTGCTTTTCCTGTCCGGTAAGTCTACCCTGACCCTGGGTTcggggtgacttttctgaactgcactcctttccctaaacctctccagtccttttccttcacccctctttcttccccttcaactgttctgccagaagaaggagtctctgactctgaaagcttgtagaagttaaatccttttgtgtgtgtgttcccctgccaccgcttggtgagtagatctttaTATCTATCTATTTACATTGTAGAACTGCTTTTGTTATTCTACACCAATTTCCTATCATTTGCTAGATCGTAAAGTACTCCTTTTTTTTCTCTTAACAATCAGTGTTTTTTGTGACAAAGTAGTATTACTATTGTTTAGTTTTAAATTTGTTATATCAGATTTCATTTTCTCGAATATTAAAAATTACTTCATTAATATCAGGTTTTAATAGTTGCCCACATCAGTTTATTTAGCATTGATTGGATTATGAagttaattttgttttcatattactttgagaaattattaaaaatttgaaatttaactTAGGTAAGCAATAGATTGCCCCACACatccatattttatttttgtcattgctacATTCAAGACTGCAGTGAAGATAAAATTTTGTGAAGAATAATCAAAGTTGAGAAATATCTATGTAAAATCAAATGGCAATGCAGAGGTTGAGGAAATAAATTACATACTAGGTGGTCGATTGattgtgacagggccaaatatctcacgaaatacgtgtcaaacgaaaaaactacaaagaacaaaacttctctagcttgaagagggaaaccagatggtgctatggttggcctgctagatggtgctgccataggtcaaacggatatcaactgcatttttaaaaataggaacccccattttttattccatattcatgtagtacataaagaaatatgaatgttttagttggaccactttttttgctttgtgatagatggcactgtaatagtcaaaaacatatggctcacaattttggatgaacagctggtaacaggtaggttttttaaattaaaatacaaaatataggtacatttgaacattttatttcagttgttccgatgtgatacatgtacctttgtgagcttgtcatttctgagaacgcatgctgttacagcgtgattacctgtaaataccacaataatgcagtaaatgctgaaaatgaagtccgtcaacctcaatgcgtttggcaataagtgtaacgacattcctctcaacagcgagtagttcgccttccgtattgttaaataaataaataaatcttcgcacatgcattgacaatgcgctgacgcatgttgtcaggcgttgtcggtggatcacgatagcaaatatccttcaactttcagcatacaaataaacataaattgcaccatttagattgccatcgataaaatggggccaattatccttcttcccataatgccgcactgtaCATTGACCCccccaaggtcactgatgttccacttgtcgcagccttgtggattttacgttgcccaatactgcatattataccggtttacgttaccgctgttggtgaatgacgcttcatcgctaaatagagcgcgtgcaaaaaatttgtcattgtcccgtaatttctcttgtgcccagtggcagaactgtacacgacattcaaagtcatcgccatgcaattcctggtgcatagaaatatggtatgggtgcaatcgatgttgatgtagcattctcaacaccgacgtttttgagattcccgattcttatgcagtttgtctgctactgatgtgcggattaaccgcgacagcagttaaaacgcgtacttgggcatcagcatttgttgcaggtcgtggttgatatttcacatgtggctgaacacttcccatttccttaaataatgtaactatccggacacttggatgatgtcgtccaggataccgagcagcatacatagcacacgcccgttgggcattttgatcacaatagccatagatcaacacgatatcgaccttttccgcagttggtaaacggtccattttaacatgggtaatttgtcacgaagcaaattccgtctgcactggcggaatgttacgtgataccacgtacttatacatttgtgactattgcagcgccatctatcataaagcgaaaaaagtggtacaactaaaacattcatatttttttacatactacacaaatatgtaataaaaaatgggggttcctattttaaaaaatgcaattgatatctgtttgacgtgtggcagcgccatctagcggaccaaccatagcgccatctggtttcccccttcaagttagacgagtttcgttctttgtagtttttttgttggatgcttatttcgtgagatatttggcccagtcactatcagtggaccaccctgtatgtgaaatatatgtatCGGGTTTTATATTGGTGTTGTTTATTATGTTATGCAATACTACTGAACATTGGCAGTTACATTAATATGAATATGAAATGTGTTATCATTACCAGATGTTTTAATGCTGTCTCTTCAATTCTTCAGGTTTATCCCACAAGGCCAGGATGGTTGCACTACTGGAAAATGTGCCACCATATGCACCACAACTGACGAAATACCGTTTAGTGACAGTAATCGCAGTGGCAGCTGGAAAGAATGTGACAGAAATGAAAGGAATACACACCTACTCTCAGGACAGGTAGTGGATTCGGAGAGGCATAATACCCATAAAGACAGCTATTCTACTACAAGTACTGTGTTAAGTGACGGGTTCTGCAAGGACACCTCTGACGCAAATTCGAACTGCTGCCAGGTAAACGACAGTTGCGAGAGGCTCTCCCCCTCGACGAACGACAGTGTCGCCGGGCAGCCGTCGCTTTCGCCCGACGAACGGGACGTCTTCACGTGCGACGTCTGCCGGGAAGTGTTTGTCGACAAGAGGATCTTGAGGACCCACGTGCAACAGCACCTGCTGAAATGCGGCATCTGCCACAAGACCTGCCGCGATGCCAGCGGCCTCGAGGTGCACTACCGGACGCACACGGGCGAGCGGCCCTACTGCTGTGACACCTGCGGCCAGACGTTCTCGCGCAGCGATCAGCTGAGGCTGCACTCGCTGCAGCACACGGGTGAGCGTCCCTACCGCTGCGATATCTGCGGTAAAACGTTCTTGCGCAGCGATAACCTCAGGCAGCACTCGCTGCGGCACACGGGTGAGCAGCCCTACCGCTGCGATATCTGCGGCAAGGCGTTCTCGCGCAGCAATAATCTGAGGCAGCACTCGCTGCAGCACACGGGTGAGCGGCCTCACGAGTGCGGCGTCTGCCACAAGCGGTTCACCAACGGCAGCAACCTGGCACAGCACTCGCGCATCCACACGGGTGAGCGGCCGTACCGCTGCGACACCTGCGGAAAGTCATTTACGCGAAGTAGAAGTGTGAAAGTACACCACCGCCCGCACACGGGTGAGTGGCTGTACGCGTGCAACGCGTGTGGCAAGGCGTTCGTCAGTGGCGAGACCTCGCAAAAACCTGGGCGCGTCCCAATGCGAGAGGAGTCCTGAAACTGCACCGTCTTCGAGAAGCACTTTGCACGGAGGACGAGTCTGAATCGTCATTTGTGCCTCCGTACTATCAGAAATACCACcagagattccagaatgagattttcactctgcagcggagtgtgcgctgatatgaaacttcctggcagattaaaactgtgtgccaggccgagactcgaactcgggacctttgccttttgcgggcaagtgctctaccaactgagctacccaagcacgactcacggcccatcctcacagatttacttctaccagtacctcgtctcctaccttcctacaccacggggcgtgagtcatgcttgggtagctcagtggtaaagcacttgcccgcgaaaggcaaaggtcccgagtttgagtctcggtctggcacacagttttaatctgccaggaagtttcaccaccaGAGACATCATACCGACAGAGTGAAGATGAGTTTTATAAACTTGCCGTCCATCTTACAAtttcacactgaaacgtccccatTCTAATTATTACTGCTGTAAGAGGAATTCCATTATAAAGTCAAATCACACCAAATTAATTATTTACAGCAGCTTCAGGTAGAATGTGAAGCTTATTTGCAGGTTTAAATTTTTTTAGAACATAATGTGTCACATTGTTATCAAAAGTACGTAACTtgtgtgcttcaaatggctctgagctctatggacttaactgctgaggtcgtcagccccctagaacttagaactacttaaacctaactaacctaaggacatcacacacatccatgcccgaggcaggattcgaacctgcgaccgtagtggtcgcacggttccaaactgtagcgcctagaactgctcggccactccggccggctaacttgtatgttcagtcctcttgtaatattAGTGGTCTCATCTGCTTACTACTGAAAACAAAAGTAAAGAGTACTGTTTATTTTGAGTATTACAGCATCTAATTTTGTGTTGTATAACTGGATAATTGTTAAATAAAACTCAAATAGCACTTTAAAATTCACTTCCACATTTATTGCTTTAAACTTCCACAAAACCCTATTCACATAGTGTTCTGTCGTAACTACCTGAACTGAACTGCCAGTACTTTTACTGGCCTGCAGTGTACCCTGGTGGCAGGTACGTAGTTTACTCGTTTGGCAGAGGCAACCACCTAAGCGTAAATATTGTTTTAATTCATTAttgactgtaaaatttttatttatttacagttaaaTCGTCATGTAAATAGCAAACATGCacccagcaaacagaacacagtatgttgttctcaatggagagatgtctacagatgttaaagtaacctctggcgcaccacaggggagtgttatgggaccattgcttttgacaatatgtataaatgacctagtagatagtgtcggaagttccgtgcggcttttcacggatgatgctgtaatatacagagaagttgcagcattagaaaattgcagtgaaatgcaggaagatctgctgcggataggcacttggtgcatggagtggcaactgacccttaacaaagacaaatgtaatgtattgcgaatacatagaaagaaggatcctttattgtaagattatatgatagcagaacaaacactggtagcagttacttctgtaaaatatctgggagtatgcgtgtggaacgatttgatgtggaacgatcatataaaattaattgttggtaaagcgggtaccaggttgagattcattgggagagtccttagaaaatgtagtccatcaacaaaggaggtggattacaaaacactcgttcgacctatacttgagtattgctcatcagtgtgggatttgtaccagatcgggttgacggaggagatagagaagatccaaagaagagcggcgcgtttcgtcacagggttatttggtaaccgtgatagcgttacggagatgtttaactaactcgagtggcagactctgcaagagaggtgctctgcattgcagtgtaacttgctgtccaggtttcgagagggtgcgtttctggatgaggtatcgaatatattgcttccccctacctatacttccccaggagatcacgaatgtaaaattagagagattcgagcgtgcacggtggctttccggcagtcgttcttcccggtaagtggcttgcggagtataaatgtagatgtagatgtggtgccCATGACAAAGTATAAATTCAACTTCTGTACTTAAATTTAATACATGTTCcttcttttaaataaaaatttacaccATAAAGTGTTCTTAACgattaattttacaaaatgttcattccaaacataattaaattataatttttcttCCCACCAATTGTAGTGGTTTCTTATTACAATTCATATTATTTTATATCAagtttttatttactatttttactgAAAATGGTAAATATGGCATCTGTCTACATTACAAACAATTTTGCTAAATTTTGTTATAGATTGCATTAAAGTAATTTCGATATTTGCATTTGTTTATGTATGGGAACTGATCAGGGTTGGGTGACATCCAAAATCTGTGTATTGTGTACCTGGGCAGGGCTCTTGTCATCGTGTACATTGATTGGTTGGTTCTGCTAACATAGTTCAAACTCTGGAAGTAAAATGCTCCAGCAAACCACAGTGGCTAGAGTGATGTAGTTTTCTGTGGAaactgtggtaaggtgttatggctaacaaatgcgacttgGCTCAGTTGCCTCCTTACAGAGACAGAGTGAGGACTACGTTTCACATACAGTGTTCCTTGGTGACATTCCAAGATTTGAGATGCAGCACTTAATTGGGGGGTGATATGCATTCTACttttgccttaaaaaaaaaaaaaaaaaaaaaaaaaaatgctgagagTTTATGACACACTAGATGATACATGAGGACCAAGGAAATGTCAATGACAACAAGCCCT
This genomic interval carries:
- the LOC124554149 gene encoding zinc finger protein 62-like, producing the protein MKEEPLNYFSPVDEGPECFTAAKEHNKCAAKFPVSEVTETQMFEFVAVKQEWVEDDVKDDDWNEAQGPENAAVEEDGIHAKTRPSEWRILEEPESADTAVGNARFIPQGQDGCTTGKCATICTTTDEIPFSDSNRSGSWKECDRNERNTHLLSGQVVDSERHNTHKDSYSTTSTVLSDGFCKDTSDANSNCCQVNDSCERLSPSTNDSVAGQPSLSPDERDVFTCDVCREVFVDKRILRTHVQQHLLKCGICHKTCRDASGLEVHYRTHTGERPYCCDTCGQTFSRSDQLRLHSLQHTGERPYRCDICGKTFLRSDNLRQHSLRHTGEQPYRCDICGKAFSRSNNLRQHSLQHTGERPHECGVCHKRFTNGSNLAQHSRIHTGERPYRCDTCGKSFTRSRSVKVHHRPHTGEWLYACNACGKAFVSGETSQKPGRVPMREES